GCAGCCCGCCCAGGCCCGCGGCCATGCCGCCCCTTCCGCTGAGTGCCCCGGCGGTGTTCATCACGCCGCCGAGGACGTTGCCCACGTCCCGCGCCGCGCCCCGGCCATGCTGCGAAAGGCCCGAGCCGACGCCGCCCGCGACCGCTCCCGCGAGCGCGCCCCAGGGACCGAGCGCCGAACCCGTCATCGCGCCCTGAAGGGCACCCGACGCGACGCTGCCTGCCACGGGCGCGGCCCGTCCGGCAAACTTGCCGATATCGCTGACCGCGCCTCCCAGCGCGCGGCCCAGCCCGCCGAAGAATTCCTCGTACTCGGCGGGCGAGACGCCCTCCCCGAAGGCGGACTCGAAGGCAGCCTCCAGCGCCGCGTCAGGGAGCCCCGCGAACTCGGGGCTGAGCATTTCACGCATGTTGGGATAGAGCGTGGTCTGCTCATAAGTGGTTTGCACGTAGGTCATGACACCTCCTCGGGGGCCGGAATGACGCCGCCGCCACCCCCGGAGCGCCGGGGTTCAGGGAAAGGCTTCAGGGCGAGGCCCGCACCGGACAGCGTGAAAACAGACCACCTCCTCCTCTCAGGGTCGGCCCCGGCGACCGGCCGTGGCCCGGCCGACCAGCCGCTTCCAGCGGTGCCACCACCGCCAGCTCTGGCCCGGGTCCACCCCGGACCGCTCCAGAAACGCGGCGATCACCTCGGTGATCTCGTCGAGCCGCCGGACCGCTTGGCACTCGCCCCCCGGGACGTGGGTGATCTGGCCCCGCCAGGAGGCACGCTGCCGTCTGCCGCCCGGCGCCGCTCGCTCGAGCCAGACTTTGATGACGAACGACTGGGCGTTGTCGAACATGGGCACCTCGCGGCGGAAAGAAAGGCGAGCGGTCACCTCTGAAGGTAACAAGCCCGCCTCCGGGCCGCGTCTCGGCTCCGTCTCGCCCGCGTCTCTGCGAAAGGCCCTGGCTGCGCTCTGGGCAGTCGGCCGGGTGGGAGAGGGGAGAGCCGGTGCGGGCTTTGGCCTGTTCTGGCCTGTTGCGGCCCGGGCAGGGTAGCCTGACCGCATGACAGGCAAGCCCCAGGAACAGGCGCATGCGGGCCGGGCACATCCCAACTGGGCCGGACTGGTGCCCGGCGGCGTGCAGCCGTGGAAGACGCTGTCGTCGCGGGTGCTGGTGGAGGGCTTCCGGGTGGTGCTGGAAGACCGGGTGCAGACGCCCTCCGGCGCGGAGGTGGTGTACCAGTACCGCCCCAGGGGACCGCGCGCGATGTTCGTCCTGCCCGTGACGGCCGCGGGCGAGGCCGTGCTGATCCGCCAGTACCGCTATCCCCTCCAGGCGACCATCTGGGAGGTCGTGGCGGGCGGCGTGGAGCGGGGCGAGGACCTGTTGACGGCGGCGCAGCGCGAACTGGCCGAGGAGGTGGGAGGCGTGGCCGCCGAGTGGGTGCCGCTTCCCGGTTTCTACCCGCAACCCAGCATCAGCGGGGTGGTCTTTTATTCCCTGCTGGCCCTGGGGGTCACGCTGGGCGAGACAGCCCACGAGGACAGCGAGGTGATCGAGCGCGTGACCCTGCCGCTCGCCGAGGCCTACCGGATGCTGGAGGCGGGCGAGATTCAGGACGGCCCCAGCAGCCTGACCCTCTGGCACGCCCGGCGGCTGCTGGTGGAGCGCGGCCTGTTGTGAGTGATCTCCCCGCCCCCTTCACCACCCTCGCCGCGCCGCACCGCTTTGATGCCGTGACCCTGAACAGCGAGTTCCTGGCCTTCGCGGAGCGGGCCGACACGCCGGAAGACGCCCTCGCCCAGCTCGCCGCCCTGCGGGGCGCTACCCCGACGCCACGCACCACTGCTGGGCCTACCGCATCGGCCCTGCCTACCGCTTCAGCGACGACGGTGAGCCGGGTGGCACGGCGGGGGCGCCGATCCTGCGGGCCATCGAGGGACAGGGCGTAGATCACGTGATGGTCGTGGTGGTGCGCTACTACGGCGGCGTGAAGCTGGGCACCGGCGGGCTGGTGCGGGCGTACGGGGGCGCGGCGGCGGAATGCCTGAGAACTGCGCCGCGTCTGGAAGTCCGGCCCCGCCTCACCCTCAGCGTCAGCGTCCCTTTCGGGCATCTGAGTGCGCTGTATCACCTGCTGGGCACCTTCGATGCGGTGCGGGGCGAGGAGGCGTATACCGCTTCCGGTGTGACCTTGAGCGTGCAGGTCTCCCCCGAGGACGCGGACGCCTTCGCGCAGGCGCTGAGGGACGCGACGCGGGGGGCGGCGGAGGTGGCGCAGGCCACATGACGCTCAGCGGCGCCAGACGAGCAGCATGGTCGGCCACCAGAGCAGCCAGACCAGCAGCAGAACTGTGAACCCGGGACGGGGAAGCCCAGGCTGCTTCAGAAGCGGTAAGCCGATAGCTACGGGCAGCAACACGTGAACGAGCATCAGCAGATACAGCGGCAGGGCCTCGGAACCTGTGTGGAGCGTCACGGGATGCACGTCCAGTAAGGCCGCCCGCCAGAGGTCAGGCGGCGTCAGGGCGTGCCAGCCGAGCAGCAGCAAGGCGCTGGGGGGCAGCAAGGCCAGTCCTGCCCAGTGCAGGCGTTCCTGCCCAGCAGAATGGAGGGCCAGCAGGGAGGCCTGCCACATCACCCACAGATAAACGGCCACAAGGCCACCCGTGACACCCCACTCCAGCCACATCAGCCCTCAGGTTACAAGGCTCCCACCCTGTTTCCCCCCTACACTCCCCCCATGACCCTGCCACTTCGCATCGGTTACGGAGAAGACGCGCACCGCCTCGCGGAAGGGCGGACGCTGGTGCTGGGCGGCGTGCCTATCCCGCACGCCGAGCGCGGCCCCATCGCCCACAGTGACGGGGACGCCGTGCTGCACGCGCTGGCCGACGCGCTGCTGTCGGGCCTGGCGCTGGGAGATATCGGGCAGTATTACCCGGACACCGACTCGGCGCACGCGGGGGTGGACTCGCGGGTAATTCTCGAAGACAGCCTGGCGCTGGTGCGCGAGTGGAAGTACGCCCCGGCGAACGTGGCGCTGGTGGTCACCCTCGACCGCCCCAAGCTGGGGCCGCTGCGGGCCGACATCGCCCGCAATGTGGCGACGCTGCTGGGCCTGGCCGAAACCGAGGTGGGCGTGAGCTTCAAGACCTCCGAGGGCCTCGCGCCGGACCACGTCCAGGTGCGGGTCACGGTGCTGCTCCGGCAGGTGGAGGGGTGAGGGAACCGCTCCTCAACGTCGTCCTCTTCGAGCCGGAGAAGGCGGGGAACGTGGGCAACGTCGCGCGCACCTGCGCCGTGCTGGGCGCGGACCTGCATCTGATCCGCCCCTTCGGCTTCCACCTGCACGACCGCGAGTTCCGCCGGGCGGTGATGGACTACGTGCAGGGCGTGACGCTGTTTGAGCACGCGAACTGGTCAGCCTTCCAGGCAGCCCTGCCCCCCGGCGCGCGAGTCTGGGCCTTCAGCACGCACGCGACCGCGCTGCATACCCGCGCGGGTTTTCAGCGGGGAGACTTCCTGCTGTTCGGCCCGGAATCGCGCGGCCTGCCGGTCTGGCTGCGCGAGGGACTGCCCGCCCTCAAGCTCCCGCAGCCCGGCGGGGGCCGCAGCCTGAACCTGGCGGTGGCGGCGGGTGTGGCTGCGTTCGAGGCAGGGCGGCAGATCGAGGGGTGGTAGGGGGAAGGGGGAGCTTTTAGCGGTCAGCCAAGAGCCGCCAGGTTACGACGGACACGCTTTGACAACGAGAGCGCGTTACCGCTGTTGTTCTCCTTCCCCTGAAACGCCTGATGCGCAATAGAAACTTGCTGTCTCGGATGGGCTTTTTTCCCCCGCCCCCCTTGCGGGGGACTGGCACAGCTCCGCAGGAGAGGGTTGGCGAGGGGGGTGGCGAGCGAAGCTCGGCCTCGTGTCAGACGGGAAAATTGTCCGGCCCGCTAGACCTGTAATGCGCATCAAGCGTCTTGGGGAGGAGGCCGGGTGAGGGTAAGCAGGCCCTGCCTCCCAGACCAAACACTCAACCCGTTTGCGCGCCAGTCCTGACCTTTCAGCGGTCGCGTACCCATTTCCGCCGTCCCCACCACACCAACCACAGCACGCCGCCCACTGCGCCCACGACCGCCCCGACCGGCAGCGTCAGCAGCATCAGCCAGCCCAGCACGCCGAGGGTGTACAGCAGACCCCCCGCGTTCCACCCGGCGATCACGCAGGGGTGAATGCTCCCCTCGTCCAGCGCGCAGCCGTTGGCTGTGGCGACCGCCGAGGCGACCAGCACGCTCAGGAGGGGGCCGAACGTGAAGAGCGCCCACAGGAGGACGGCGAGGAGCGGCCAGAAGCGGCGCATGGCTTAGCGTAATGGGTGGAGGTTCCGCAGCCCTCGCCTTGCAATAGGTCATCCTTTCTACTTCGATCCTTGTCGAATCGAGTTATTCTTGACTCGAAAGGGGTCGAAATGATGCAAGCTCGACCTGAAGCGCCCCAGGTGCGGATGAATGCCGAGTACCGCCGCATCCTCGAAGGTTTGCTGACCAACGCGGAGCGGGATATGCGGCTGGCCCGCGCGGAAGGTGACCGCGCGGCCACGGCCAAAGCCCAGGCCCGGTTGGACACGCTGTGGGCCGCCCTGGAGATTTACGCCGCCAGCCACTTCATCGCGTACGGCGAACGCCCCTGGCCGCGCGAGGTGCAGCCGTGAGTGCCGATCTGAACGCCCGCGCCGCCGTCTTCCGCGCGCTCTCGCACCCGGCGCGGCTCACGCTGCTGCGCCTGATCTGGACCGAACCGCTGCCCGGCGAGACGCTCGCGCGGCTGATGAACCTCGCGCCCGCGACGGTCAGCCACCACCTCGCGGGGCTGGCCGAGGCGGGGCTGACCACCGTGCGCCAGGAGGGCCACCACCGCCTGCACGGGGCAAACCGGGCCGCCCTCGACGTGACGCTGGCCGCCCTGATCCGGGGGGAAGCGAACGCGCCCGCCCCCGAGGACCCCTACCGCGCCCGCGTGCTGCGCGCCTTCCTGAAGGACGGGCGGCTGACCCGGATTCCCGCCCAGCGCAAGAAACGCGACGTGATCCTGGTTGAACTGGCGAACCTCTTCGAGCCGGGCCGCACCTACACCGAACGCGAGGTGAATGACATCCTGGCCGGGTTCCACCCCGACTTCTTCACCCTGCGGCGCGAGCTGGTCGGCCTGGGCCTGCTGGCCCGTGAGAAAGGCGTGTACTGGCGGGTGACGGCCGGGGAAGCGGTCCCAACGCTCCCCTCAAGTTGACGCCGTAGAGTGACGCCTATGACCTCCAACCCTGGGTTTGAAGAGAAGCTGGCACGTTATGCCGAACTGCTTGTCCGGACAGGCGTGAACCTGCCGGAAGGCGGCAAGGTGCAGGTCAACGCGCCCGTCGAGGCGGCGGCGCTGGCCCGGCTGGTGGCGCGCGCGGCCTATCGGGCGGGGGCGACCGATGTGCGAGTGGACTACAACGACCAGCACCTCGCCCTCGCGCTCTACGAGGACGGCACCGACGCGGCGGTGGACTTCCTGCCCGAGTGGGACGCGCAGGAGAGTGAACATCTGGTGACCGACGGCTACGCCTTTATCTCCATCCTGGGAAGTGACCCGGCGCTGCTGGCAGGCGTGAACCCGGACCGGGTCGCGCGGCGCAGCAAGCTCTCCGCACAGATGTCACGGCATGTGCAAAAGGCCATCGGCGGCTTCGAGGTCAACTGGACCGTCGCCGCCATGTCCACCCCCGCCTGGGCACGCCGCGTCTACCCCGACCTGCCGGAAGAGGAGGCCGTGGCCCGCCTGTGGGACGACATTTTCAAAGTCACCCGCGCCGACCTGCCCGACCCGGTGGCCGCCTGGGACGCGCACCTCTCGCGGCTCGAACGCCTCACCGAGTACCTGAACGGCAAGCAGTACGCCGCCATTCATTTCAAATCCGGGCTGGGCACCGACCTCACCGTCGGCCTGGCCGAGAACCACATCTGGCAGGGCGGTGCGGAAACGGCGAAAAATGGGATTCGCGGCGTGCCCAACCTACCCACCGATGAGGTCTTCACCGCCCCACACCGGAACCGCGTGGACGGCGTGGCGGTGGCGAGCAAGCCGCTGAGCCTGCGCGGCCAACTGGTCGAGGGTATCCGCGTGCGCTTCGAGGGCGGGAAGGCGGTCGAGGTCAGCGCCGACCGGGGCGAGGAGACGCTGAAGCAACTGACCCTGACGGACGAGGGCGCCGCCCACCTGGGCGAGGTCGCGCTGGTCCCTGCCTCGGCCCCCGTCGCGCAGACCGGGACCCTGTTCCTGAACACCCTCTTCGACGAGAACGCCGCCTCGCACATCGCCCTGGGCCGCTGCTACCCCACCAATGTGCAGCACGGCGAGAACCCCGAAGCCCTGCGCGCGGCGGGCGGCAACGACAGCCTGATTCACGTGGACTGGATGATCGGCACCCCCGACACCGACGTGGACGGCATCACGCAAGGCGGCCAGCGCGAGGCGCTGATGCGCGGGGGAGAGTGGGTGGTGGGAGAACTTTCAGCGGCCGGGGCCAAAGCTTAAGCCTTCACCGCTGACGGCTGACCGCTGAAAGCTGACCGCTCGCTACAATGCCCCCATGACCTCCTCTGACACCTACCAGCCCGAAGGCTACACGCCGACCCCGGAACTCTCCTCCGAGCGCCAGACCCGCTTCTCGCAGGCTCCCGAACTGGGCGAGGGCATCGAACCGGGCAAGGCTTACCGCGCGGTGTTCGAGACCAGCAAGGGCCGCATCGTGCTGGACCTCTTCCCGGACGAGGCGCCCGTCACCGTCAATTCGTTCGCGTACCTGCTGCGCCACCACTACTACGACGGCATCAAGTTCCACCGCGTGATCGACGGCTTCATGGCGCAGGGCGGCGACCCCACCGGCACCGGCGCGGGCGGCCCCGGCTACGACTTCGAGGACGAGTTCAGCCCCGACCTCCGCCACGACCGCAAGGGCACGCTGAGCATGGCGAACCGCGGCCCCGGCACCAACGGCTCGCAGTTCTTCATCACCTTCGGCCCGACCCCGCACCTCGACGGGCGGCACACCGTCTTCGGGCGCGTGGTGGAAGGCCTGGACGTGCTGGACCGCCTGACGCGCATCCAGCCCGGGATGCCCGGCACGCCGGACGTGATCGAGCGGGCGTATCTGGTGGAAAAGGACGCGGAAGGCTGAGCGGGCGGGCCGCCTACACTGCCTCATGCCGTACCTGCGCGTCACCTGCCCGGCCCTGACCGCCGACCAGCGCCGCCTGATCGCCCGCCGCCTGACGGATGAGGTGGAGGCGCTGTTCTATCACCCGCGCGGCGGCCCTTCACGGGAGGAACTGCGCGAGCATACGACGGTGCAGTTCGTCCCTTACGGTGAGGCTGACCTGTTTATCGGGGGCCGCACGCCGGACGAGCGGGGCACGCCGGACGTGACGGTGGAACTCTCCGACTGGTCCATGAGCGTGCGGCAGCAGCGGCGGGTGGCGGCGCGGCTCACGCCGGTCCTGGCCTCCCTGTTCGGGGTGCCGCAGAACCGGTTGGACAGCGTCAATCTGCGCTTCCACCCGTACCCGCCGCGCGACTTCGCCGTGGGGGGCCGCCTGCTGAGTGACCAGGTCCCGCGCGTCGGGCAGGTGCTGAAGAAGCTGCTGGGGTAGCGCCTGGAGGCGGGGCCTTCTGCCTGCGGCTTCCTGCCCACTGTGGGAGTGCCGTGAGAGCCGCCGCGCTACACTGCCGCTATGGACAACCGCACGAACCTCGACGACTATCTCGCGGGGCTGGGGATCAGTGACGCGGACGAGAGCGCGCCGCCGCCCGCGCCGGAGGTCGCCGCGCCCGCCTCCTCTGCCCTGGAGGCCGCGCACGAGGACCCCCGCGCGGTGCTGGAACGCTTCCTGCGGGGCCTGACCTCCCGCATCGACCCCTCGCTCACCGTCAGCGTGCGGGGGGGCGAGGACGCGCTGGAGGCCGAGATCGGCGGGGAGAACGCCGGGCGGCTGGCCGGACGCGACGGGCGCACGCTGGCGGCCATCGAGGTGCTGGCCTACACGGTGCTGGCCAAGCAGGCGGGCCGCAGCGACCTGCGTGTGCGGGTGGACGTGGGCGGCTACCGCAAGCGGCAGGCCGACCAACTGACCCGCCTGGCCGAGCGCCTGGCCGTGCAGGTCGCCAAGAGCGGCGAGGCCCACGAACTCCAGCCCATGCCCGCCGCCGACCGCCGCGTGATCCACATCGCGCTCAAGGAACACCCCGACGTGACCACCGAGTCGGTCGGGGAGGGGTCGGCGCGTCGGCTGATCATCAAGCCGCGTCACGGCTAGAGGGCCAGCCGCCCCGGCTCCGGCACCTTCTCCATATGGGCGAGAGCCTGCCTCCCCCCACCCTCCGCGCCTGGCTGCACGAGGCCACGCGCCTGCTGCGCGAGGCGGGCGTCCCCTCGCCCGAGGCGGACGCGCGGGCGCTGGTGCTGCACGCCCTGAACCTCGGCGGCGCGGCGCTGCTCACGCGCGGTTCAGAGCCGGTGCCGGAGGCGGACGCGGCCCAGCTGGCGGACCTGCTGCGGCGGCGGGCAGCCCGGATTCCCCTCCAGCACCTGCTGGGCGAGGTGGAGTGGGGCGGCGTGCGCCTGCGAACGGACCGGCGGGCGCTGGTGCCCCGGCCCGAGACGGAATGGCTGCTGCACCTCGCGCTGGAAACGCTCGGGACCGTGTCCGCGCCGCGTGTGCTGGACGTGGGCACCGGTACGGGCGCCCTCGCGCTGGGGCTGAAGGCGGCCCGTCCGGAGGCCAGCGTCAGCGCCAGCGACCTCAGCCCGGAGGCGCTGACGCTGGCGCGGGAAAATGCCGGGCTGAACGGCCTGGAGGTGGCCTTCGTGGAAGGCAGCCTGCTGGCGGGCCTCTCCGGTCCCTTCGACCTGATCGTGAGCAATCCGCCCTACCTGC
The window above is part of the Deinococcus metallilatus genome. Proteins encoded here:
- a CDS encoding NUDIX domain-containing protein — its product is MTGKPQEQAHAGRAHPNWAGLVPGGVQPWKTLSSRVLVEGFRVVLEDRVQTPSGAEVVYQYRPRGPRAMFVLPVTAAGEAVLIRQYRYPLQATIWEVVAGGVERGEDLLTAAQRELAEEVGGVAAEWVPLPGFYPQPSISGVVFYSLLALGVTLGETAHEDSEVIERVTLPLAEAYRMLEAGEIQDGPSSLTLWHARRLLVERGLL
- the ispF gene encoding 2-C-methyl-D-erythritol 2,4-cyclodiphosphate synthase, which translates into the protein MTLPLRIGYGEDAHRLAEGRTLVLGGVPIPHAERGPIAHSDGDAVLHALADALLSGLALGDIGQYYPDTDSAHAGVDSRVILEDSLALVREWKYAPANVALVVTLDRPKLGPLRADIARNVATLLGLAETEVGVSFKTSEGLAPDHVQVRVTVLLRQVEG
- a CDS encoding tRNA (cytidine(34)-2'-O)-methyltransferase, encoding MREPLLNVVLFEPEKAGNVGNVARTCAVLGADLHLIRPFGFHLHDREFRRAVMDYVQGVTLFEHANWSAFQAALPPGARVWAFSTHATALHTRAGFQRGDFLLFGPESRGLPVWLREGLPALKLPQPGGGRSLNLAVAAGVAAFEAGRQIEGW
- a CDS encoding DUF2087 domain-containing protein, whose protein sequence is MSADLNARAAVFRALSHPARLTLLRLIWTEPLPGETLARLMNLAPATVSHHLAGLAEAGLTTVRQEGHHRLHGANRAALDVTLAALIRGEANAPAPEDPYRARVLRAFLKDGRLTRIPAQRKKRDVILVELANLFEPGRTYTEREVNDILAGFHPDFFTLRRELVGLGLLAREKGVYWRVTAGEAVPTLPSS
- a CDS encoding aminopeptidase yields the protein MTSNPGFEEKLARYAELLVRTGVNLPEGGKVQVNAPVEAAALARLVARAAYRAGATDVRVDYNDQHLALALYEDGTDAAVDFLPEWDAQESEHLVTDGYAFISILGSDPALLAGVNPDRVARRSKLSAQMSRHVQKAIGGFEVNWTVAAMSTPAWARRVYPDLPEEEAVARLWDDIFKVTRADLPDPVAAWDAHLSRLERLTEYLNGKQYAAIHFKSGLGTDLTVGLAENHIWQGGAETAKNGIRGVPNLPTDEVFTAPHRNRVDGVAVASKPLSLRGQLVEGIRVRFEGGKAVEVSADRGEETLKQLTLTDEGAAHLGEVALVPASAPVAQTGTLFLNTLFDENAASHIALGRCYPTNVQHGENPEALRAAGGNDSLIHVDWMIGTPDTDVDGITQGGQREALMRGGEWVVGELSAAGAKA
- a CDS encoding peptidylprolyl isomerase: MTSSDTYQPEGYTPTPELSSERQTRFSQAPELGEGIEPGKAYRAVFETSKGRIVLDLFPDEAPVTVNSFAYLLRHHYYDGIKFHRVIDGFMAQGGDPTGTGAGGPGYDFEDEFSPDLRHDRKGTLSMANRGPGTNGSQFFITFGPTPHLDGRHTVFGRVVEGLDVLDRLTRIQPGMPGTPDVIERAYLVEKDAEG
- a CDS encoding tautomerase family protein: MPYLRVTCPALTADQRRLIARRLTDEVEALFYHPRGGPSREELREHTTVQFVPYGEADLFIGGRTPDERGTPDVTVELSDWSMSVRQQRRVAARLTPVLASLFGVPQNRLDSVNLRFHPYPPRDFAVGGRLLSDQVPRVGQVLKKLLG
- a CDS encoding protein jag, encoding MDNRTNLDDYLAGLGISDADESAPPPAPEVAAPASSALEAAHEDPRAVLERFLRGLTSRIDPSLTVSVRGGEDALEAEIGGENAGRLAGRDGRTLAAIEVLAYTVLAKQAGRSDLRVRVDVGGYRKRQADQLTRLAERLAVQVAKSGEAHELQPMPAADRRVIHIALKEHPDVTTESVGEGSARRLIIKPRHG
- the prmC gene encoding peptide chain release factor N(5)-glutamine methyltransferase gives rise to the protein MGESLPPPTLRAWLHEATRLLREAGVPSPEADARALVLHALNLGGAALLTRGSEPVPEADAAQLADLLRRRAARIPLQHLLGEVEWGGVRLRTDRRALVPRPETEWLLHLALETLGTVSAPRVLDVGTGTGALALGLKAARPEASVSASDLSPEALTLARENAGLNGLEVAFVEGSLLAGLSGPFDLIVSNPPYLPETDREQADPEVRFDPTLALYAGPDGLEVARPLAAEAVAALVPGGVLLLELDPRNAAPFAAELREQGWQAEVLPDLAGRVRFVRAGRREALGKRAGDAPFLSPQT